Proteins found in one Ptychodera flava strain L36383 chromosome 16, AS_Pfla_20210202, whole genome shotgun sequence genomic segment:
- the LOC139114944 gene encoding uncharacterized protein, with protein sequence MVAAKSRVAPLTSTSIPRLELMGAIVGLRLTETISEVLGIMLNQVVFWSDSMNVLWWIRNRSRKFKPFVANRVGEIQTSTNPEQWRYVPTKENPADLVTRGVTAVDLADEDLWWNGPEFLAKSTSDWPQNPITKGNEFIDIEMKRDSSNRQVTFNSKKDPRISHCSIPREPEQQVQTSMVTTQTESTSYCLNPVRFSSWTTLKRIQAWVCRFLDNCKLPKEERTKGELLPEEIEEAEIMIIKTMQAESFPEEYSALVGKKELPKKSKLLRLRPRLDGDGLMRCDGRLRYAD encoded by the coding sequence ATGGTGGCAGCAAAATCTCGAGTAGCACCACTCACAAGTACAAGTATTCCTCGCCTGGAATTAATGGGTGCCATTGTGGGACTACGATTGACAGAGACCATTTCAGAAGTGCTTGGAATAATGCTGAATCAAGTAGTATTCTGGTCAGACAGTATGAATGTTCTGTGGTGGATAAGGAACCGAAGCCGGAAGTTCAAGCCCTTTGTAGCAAACAGAGTTGGTGAAATCCAAACCTCTACCAATCCAGAACAGTGGAGATATGTACCCACAAAAGAAAACCCGGCAGATTTAGTTACTAGAGGGGTGACTGCTGTCGATTTGGCTGATGAAGATCTCTGGTGGAATGGTCCAGAATTTCTTGCAAAATCAACATCTGATTGGCCACAAAACCCTATAACAAAGGGCAACGAGTTTATAGATATTGAAATGAAGAGAGACAGTAGTAATCGCCAAGTGACTTTCAATTCAAAGAAAGACCCAAGAATCAGCCATTGTTCCATACCAAGAGAACCTGAGCAGCAAGTACAAACATCAATGGTTACAACCCAAACAGAGTCTACATCATATTGCTTGAATCCTGTGCGTTTTTCAAGTTGGACAACACTGAAGAGAATTCAAGCCTGGGTCTGTCGATTTTTGGACAATTGTAAATTGCCAAAAGAAGAGAGAACAAAGGGAGAATTACTTCCAGAAGAAATAGAAGAAGCAGAGATTATGATAATCAAGACCATGCAGGCTGAATCATTTCCCGAGGAGTATTCAGCACTTGTTGGTAAAAAGGAATTGCCAAAGAAGAGCAAGTTGCTAAGATTACGACCAAGACTTGATGGAGATGGTTTAATGAGATGTGATGGGCGGCTAAGATATGCAGATTAA